A single genomic interval of Hafnia alvei harbors:
- the eptB gene encoding kdo(2)-lipid A phosphoethanolamine 7''-transferase, producing the protein MQKIKLLSQPMQALLLAIYIGIFLNIPVFLRRFDEVKEGLHFSKWLTGSLEVMVVLLFTFFILRVCSLGGRWFFKITATLITLISVAASYYMTAFNVVIGYGIIISVFSPGDLGLFSEVVGWKFVLWFVAASIIPLAIIWLGSAHNTLLEQLKTPGKRIISLVGMALIVAVVWVPLNLMGTAQKEIDQKNNVDMPSYGGVVAHSYLPSNWLAAFGLYGYTALDERQDEADLFDPADHFSYVAPEGIDDTYVVFIIGETARWDHMGILGYERDTTPQLAKEPNLAAFRGESCDTSTKLSLRCMFVREGGTENNAQRTLKEQNIFSVLHQLGFSSELFAMQSEIWFYNNTDSDNFSFRELIAAEHRNDGKPVDDMLLVEELQNSLQKYPKGKHLVVLHTSGSHYLYTQRYPRSYAKFKPECMGVDDSCTKEQLMNSYDNSILYTDNMIKSVIDQVRDKKALVFYASDHGESISDNEHFHGTPREMAPPEQFRVPLMVWASDKFLASGDNAKMFKQVQKQAKQGQTHRHVELYDSILGCLGYTSPNGGINQNNNWCRF; encoded by the coding sequence ATGCAAAAAATAAAATTGCTATCACAACCAATGCAGGCGCTGCTGTTAGCGATTTATATTGGTATTTTTCTTAATATTCCGGTGTTTTTACGCCGTTTTGACGAAGTCAAAGAGGGTCTCCATTTTTCTAAATGGTTAACGGGAAGTTTAGAGGTGATGGTTGTTCTCCTCTTTACCTTCTTTATTTTGAGAGTGTGTTCGCTGGGAGGACGCTGGTTCTTCAAAATTACGGCGACGCTCATCACGTTGATCTCTGTGGCTGCAAGCTACTACATGACGGCATTTAACGTCGTGATTGGCTACGGCATTATCATTTCCGTATTTTCTCCAGGCGATTTGGGGCTATTCTCTGAGGTTGTCGGCTGGAAGTTTGTGTTGTGGTTTGTCGCCGCCAGTATCATTCCTTTGGCGATCATCTGGCTGGGTTCAGCGCATAACACCTTGCTTGAACAGCTGAAAACACCGGGTAAAAGAATCATATCTTTAGTCGGGATGGCGCTGATCGTTGCCGTGGTCTGGGTACCATTAAACTTAATGGGAACCGCGCAGAAAGAAATAGACCAGAAGAATAACGTTGATATGCCAAGCTATGGTGGCGTGGTGGCTCACTCTTACTTGCCATCAAACTGGCTGGCGGCGTTCGGATTATATGGCTACACCGCGCTGGATGAGCGACAGGATGAAGCCGACTTATTTGATCCAGCGGATCATTTTTCTTACGTTGCGCCTGAAGGGATTGATGATACCTATGTGGTGTTCATCATCGGTGAAACAGCGCGTTGGGATCATATGGGGATTCTGGGCTATGAGCGTGACACCACGCCACAGTTGGCCAAGGAACCTAATCTAGCCGCGTTCCGCGGTGAGTCCTGCGATACATCAACCAAACTTTCCCTGCGCTGCATGTTTGTGCGTGAAGGCGGAACGGAAAACAACGCCCAGCGGACGCTGAAAGAGCAGAATATTTTCTCTGTATTACATCAGCTCGGATTCAGCTCTGAGCTCTTTGCGATGCAGAGTGAGATTTGGTTCTACAACAATACCGATTCAGATAACTTCTCGTTCCGAGAGCTTATCGCGGCAGAACATCGTAACGATGGGAAACCGGTCGACGATATGCTGTTGGTGGAAGAGTTGCAGAACTCATTACAAAAGTATCCGAAGGGTAAACATTTAGTGGTGCTGCATACGTCGGGTTCCCACTATTTGTATACGCAGCGTTACCCGCGTAGCTATGCGAAGTTCAAGCCAGAGTGTATGGGCGTGGATGACTCTTGTACCAAAGAGCAGCTGATGAACTCCTATGACAACAGCATTTTGTACACTGACAACATGATTAAAAGCGTGATTGATCAGGTGCGTGATAAAAAAGCCTTGGTGTTTTATGCCTCAGATCACGGCGAGTCGATCAGTGATAATGAGCATTTCCACGGTACTCCGCGTGAAATGGCTCCGCCAGAGCAGTTCCGTGTGCCGTTGATGGTATGGGCATCGGATAAGTTCTTAGCTTCAGGTGACAATGCCAAAATGTTTAAGCAGGTGCAAAAGCAGGCAAAGCAGGGGCAGACTCATCGGCATGTTGAGCTGTATGACTCGATTCTGGGTTGCTTAGGCTATACCTCGCCAAACGGCGGAATTAATCAAAACAACAACTGGTGTCGTTTTTAA
- a CDS encoding ACT domain-containing protein, with product MSGIKDITQLLASMEPTLNTQAFVFCTSQSLTLEQAAALNPLGLFLEAEGITLILTREGAQTAGLDTTSNHAHGSF from the coding sequence ATGAGCGGCATTAAAGATATTACTCAGCTTCTGGCCTCGATGGAGCCGACACTCAACACCCAAGCTTTCGTTTTTTGTACCAGCCAATCACTTACGTTGGAACAAGCCGCCGCGCTAAACCCGCTGGGGCTTTTTTTAGAAGCCGAAGGGATCACGCTGATTTTAACTCGCGAAGGCGCACAGACGGCTGGCCTCGATACCACGTCAAATCACGCTCACGGTTCATTCTAG
- the idi gene encoding isopentenyl-diphosphate Delta-isomerase, producing the protein MIEVILVDENDMPIGRMEKLAVHQQGLLHRAISVYIFNDHNELLIQRRAAEKYHAGGQWSNTCCGHPLPGEDTQEAAMRRLYQEMGMACALHESFELSYCLDVGGGLTEHELAHVFIGHSNVVPQLNAEEADAFAYHPVDEILEQMRLEPERFTPWFRLCLPKVIAHLG; encoded by the coding sequence ATGATTGAAGTGATTCTGGTTGATGAAAACGATATGCCGATTGGCAGAATGGAAAAGCTCGCGGTTCATCAGCAGGGACTCTTGCATCGAGCCATCTCCGTGTACATTTTTAACGATCATAATGAGCTATTGATCCAGCGGCGTGCGGCGGAAAAATATCATGCAGGCGGCCAGTGGAGTAATACCTGCTGCGGTCACCCGCTCCCCGGTGAAGATACCCAAGAAGCGGCGATGCGGCGGCTCTATCAAGAAATGGGGATGGCGTGTGCGCTGCACGAATCTTTTGAACTGAGTTACTGCCTCGACGTTGGGGGAGGGCTCACTGAACACGAGCTGGCACATGTTTTTATTGGTCACAGCAACGTGGTTCCGCAGCTTAACGCAGAAGAGGCCGATGCTTTTGCTTATCATCCAGTGGATGAAATTTTAGAGCAAATGCGGCTCGAGCCTGAGCGTTTTACGCCGTGGTTTAGGCTGTGTCTGCCGAAAGTCATCGCACATCTCGGCTGA
- a CDS encoding DUF1471 domain-containing protein: MKIIKNLAVVFALSATAFAATAADLSSQPASDMQKMGVVSVSGATNLDGLEARVAAKAEQAGASSYRIISTSGNNKMHATAELYK, from the coding sequence ATGAAAATCATCAAAAATTTAGCTGTAGTTTTCGCACTCTCTGCAACCGCATTTGCTGCTACTGCCGCAGACCTCTCTTCTCAGCCAGCGTCTGACATGCAGAAAATGGGCGTAGTGTCGGTCAGTGGCGCAACCAATCTTGACGGTTTGGAAGCTCGCGTAGCGGCTAAAGCTGAACAGGCTGGCGCATCTTCTTACCGCATTATTTCCACCTCTGGGAATAACAAAATGCACGCGACCGCTGAACTGTATAAATAA
- the adiC gene encoding arginine/agmatine antiporter: MSSDSESHKVGLIPVTLMVSGNIMGSGVFLLPANLASTGGIAIYGWLVTIIGALALSMVYAKMSSLDPSPGGSYAYARRSFGPFLGYQTNVLYWLACWVGNIAMVVIGVGYLSYFFPILKDPMVLTITCVVVLWIFVLLNIVGPQMITRVQAVATVLALIPIVGIAVFGWFWFRGETYMAAWNVSGQGTFGAIQSTLSVTLWSFIGVESASVAAGVVKNPKRNVPIATIGGVLIAAVCYVLSTTAIMGMIPNAALRVSASPFGDAARMALGNTAGAVVSFCAAAGCLGSLGGWTLLAGQTAKAAADDGLFPPIFAKVNKAGTPVAGLLIVGVLMTICQFGSISPNAAKEFGLVSSVSVIFTLVPYLYTCAALLLLGHGHFGKARPVYLAIVSIAFIYCIWAVIGSGAQEVMWSFVVLMVITALYALNYNRQHKNPYPLDNTNPDGSLKASAKN; encoded by the coding sequence ATGTCTTCGGATTCTGAATCTCATAAAGTAGGCCTTATTCCCGTTACCTTAATGGTATCAGGGAACATTATGGGCTCCGGCGTATTTTTATTACCGGCAAACTTAGCCTCTACCGGCGGAATTGCAATCTACGGATGGTTGGTGACAATCATTGGCGCATTAGCGCTTTCAATGGTGTACGCCAAGATGTCGTCTTTAGATCCCAGTCCCGGCGGTTCTTATGCTTATGCCCGTCGTTCTTTTGGCCCATTCCTCGGTTATCAAACCAACGTGCTGTATTGGTTAGCCTGTTGGGTGGGGAATATCGCGATGGTGGTGATTGGCGTTGGCTACCTCAGTTATTTCTTCCCTATATTGAAAGATCCGATGGTGTTGACCATTACCTGCGTTGTCGTGCTGTGGATCTTCGTGTTGCTCAATATTGTTGGGCCACAGATGATCACCCGTGTTCAAGCGGTGGCGACGGTATTGGCGCTGATCCCAATCGTGGGGATTGCGGTGTTCGGCTGGTTTTGGTTTCGCGGTGAAACCTATATGGCAGCGTGGAACGTCAGTGGTCAAGGCACATTTGGCGCCATCCAGAGCACCTTGAGCGTAACCTTATGGTCATTTATCGGGGTAGAGAGTGCCTCAGTGGCGGCTGGCGTGGTTAAAAATCCGAAGCGCAACGTTCCGATTGCAACCATTGGCGGGGTGCTGATTGCCGCCGTGTGTTATGTGTTATCTACCACCGCGATTATGGGGATGATCCCGAATGCGGCACTGCGTGTTTCTGCTTCACCTTTCGGTGATGCGGCGCGTATGGCGCTTGGTAATACAGCAGGCGCGGTAGTTTCATTCTGTGCAGCAGCGGGCTGTTTGGGCTCATTAGGTGGCTGGACGCTGCTGGCAGGCCAAACGGCGAAGGCCGCGGCTGATGATGGCTTATTCCCACCCATTTTCGCCAAAGTTAACAAGGCGGGCACACCGGTTGCAGGTTTGCTGATAGTTGGTGTACTCATGACTATTTGTCAGTTCGGCAGTATTTCACCGAATGCGGCGAAAGAGTTTGGTTTGGTTTCGTCGGTGAGTGTGATCTTTACGTTGGTGCCTTACCTTTATACCTGTGCGGCATTGTTGCTGCTAGGCCATGGCCACTTCGGTAAAGCTCGCCCAGTTTATTTGGCGATTGTCAGTATCGCGTTTATCTACTGTATCTGGGCCGTTATCGGTTCTGGTGCGCAGGAAGTGATGTGGTCGTTCGTGGTACTCATGGTTATCACGGCGCTTTACGCCTTGAACTATAACCGCCAACATAAAAATCCTTATCCGCTGGATAATACGAATCCCGATGGTTCGCTAAAAGCATCGGCAAAAAACTGA
- the proC gene encoding pyrroline-5-carboxylate reductase: protein MGINIVDKKIGFIGCGNMGKAILGGLVASKLISPENITVYNRSAQSVEAISQEFGSQGASSADEVAKQADILIVGVKPNMMTNVLGEIRESLKPNAIVVSIAAGVTLETLEFALKDGQKVVRVMPNTPALVNAGMSSITPNKQMTEDESALIVEIFSSFGKAAIVPEYLIHSVVGVSGSAPAYVFMFIEAMADAAVLGGMPRAQAYQFAAQAVMGSAKMVLETGKHPGELKDMVCSPGGTTIEAVKVLEQKGLRAAVMDAMQSCMAKSEEMSRR, encoded by the coding sequence GTGGGGATTAACATCGTGGATAAGAAAATCGGTTTTATTGGCTGTGGCAATATGGGCAAGGCGATTTTAGGCGGTCTGGTGGCGAGTAAACTGATCTCACCGGAAAATATCACGGTGTATAACCGTAGTGCGCAAAGCGTTGAGGCGATTAGCCAGGAGTTTGGCAGCCAAGGTGCCAGCAGCGCCGATGAGGTTGCTAAGCAGGCTGATATTCTGATCGTAGGCGTTAAGCCAAATATGATGACGAATGTTTTGGGTGAAATCAGAGAATCGCTCAAGCCAAACGCGATTGTGGTTTCCATTGCCGCAGGTGTCACGCTAGAAACGCTGGAGTTTGCGCTGAAAGATGGGCAAAAAGTGGTGCGCGTGATGCCAAATACGCCGGCGTTGGTGAATGCAGGAATGTCGTCTATTACGCCGAATAAGCAAATGACCGAGGATGAAAGCGCGCTGATTGTGGAAATTTTTAGCAGTTTTGGTAAGGCTGCTATTGTTCCCGAATATCTGATTCATTCCGTGGTGGGCGTCAGTGGCTCAGCACCTGCCTATGTATTTATGTTTATTGAAGCGATGGCTGATGCTGCGGTGTTGGGTGGAATGCCACGCGCTCAGGCCTATCAGTTTGCCGCGCAGGCGGTGATGGGATCGGCCAAAATGGTGCTGGAAACCGGTAAACACCCCGGTGAGCTCAAAGATATGGTGTGTTCTCCAGGGGGAACCACCATTGAAGCCGTGAAAGTGCTTGAGCAAAAAGGTCTGCGTGCGGCCGTGATGGATGCGATGCAAAGCTGTATGGCGAAGTCAGAAGAGATGAGCCGCCGTTAA
- a CDS encoding ACT domain-containing protein, protein MATELAQAGISANVVAAYYHDHIFIPAADAQRALTVLTQLQQRCALA, encoded by the coding sequence ATTGCCACTGAACTCGCTCAGGCGGGTATCAGCGCCAACGTTGTGGCCGCTTATTATCATGACCACATTTTCATTCCTGCCGCCGACGCACAGCGCGCTCTAACAGTCCTGACCCAGCTGCAGCAGCGCTGCGCTCTGGCCTAA